The following proteins are encoded in a genomic region of Ammospiza caudacuta isolate bAmmCau1 chromosome 3, bAmmCau1.pri, whole genome shotgun sequence:
- the FOXA2 gene encoding hepatocyte nuclear factor 3-beta, which translates to MHSTSSMLGAVKMEGHEHTDWSNYYGEPEGYSSVSNMNAGLGMNSMNTYMTMSAMSSTANMTAAATSMNMSYANTGMSPSLTGMSPGAGTMPAMGSAGVPGMGAHLSPSMSPMGGQAGSMNALAPYSNMNSMSPIYGQSNLNRSRDPKTYRRSYTHAKPPYSYISLITMAIQQSPNKMLTLSEIYQWIMDLFPFYRQNQQRWQNSIRHSLSFNDCFLKVPRSPDKPGKGSFWTLHPDSGNMFENGCYLRRQKRFKCEKQLAAKDGSAGAGGGGKKGPGQAASQALGEGSSSGGSDGSAGAESPASSSPCQDHKRTLADLKGLSPGEPSASPGQHLLAPPHAGLAHEGHLKPEHHYAFNHPFSINNLMSSSEQQHHHPHHQHHHPHKMDLKAYEQVMHYSGYASPVPAGLAMAPVTNKSALEASPLAGETSYYQGVYSRPIMNSS; encoded by the exons ATGCACTCCACTTCCAGTATGCTGGGAGCGGTGAAAATGGAAGGCCATGAGCACACGGACTGGAGCAACTACTACGGGGAGCCCGAG GGCTACTCCTCGGTGAGCAACATGAACGCGGGgctgggcatgaacagcatGAACACCTACATGACCATGTCGGCCATGAGCAGCACGGCCAACATGACGGCGGCGGCCACCTCCATGAACATGTCCTACGCCAACACGGGCATGAGCCCCTCGCTGACGGGCATGTCCCCGGGCGCGGGGACCATGCCGGCCATGGGCTCGGCCGGCGTGCCGGGCATGGGCGCCCACCTGAGCCCCAGCATGAGCCCCATGGGCGGCCAGGCGGGCTCCATGAACGCCCTGGCGCCCTACTCCAACATGAACTCCATGAGCCCCATCTACGGCCAGTCCAACCTGAACCGCTCGCGCGACCCCAAGACCTACCGGCGCAGCTACACGCACGCCAAGCCACCCTACTCCTACATCTCCCTCATCACCATGGCCATCCAGCAGTCGCCCAACAAGATGCTGACCCTCAGCGAGATCTACCAGTGGATCATGGACCTGTTCCCCTTCTACCGCCAGAACCAGCAGCGCTGGCAGAACAGCATCCGCCACTCGCTCTCCTTCAACGACTGCTTCCTCAAGGTGCCGCGCTCGCCGGACAAGCCGGGCAAGGGCTCCTTCTGGACGCTGCACCCGGACTCGGGGAACATGTTTGAGAACGGCTGCTACCTGCGCCGCCAGAAGCGCTTCAAGTGCGAGAAGCAGCTGGCGGCCAAGGACGGCTCCGCGggcgccggcggcggcggcaagAAAGGCCCAGGCCAGGCCGCCAGCCAGGCCCTGGGCGAGGGCAGCTCCTCGGGGGGCTCCGACGGCTCCGCGGGCGCCGAGTCCCCGGCCAGCTCCTCGCCCTGCCAGGACCACAAGCGCACCCTGGCCGACCTCAAAGGGCTGAGCCCCGGGGAGCCTTCGGCCTCGCCGGGGCAGCACCTGCTGGCGCCGCCGCACGCCGGGCTGGCCCACGAGGGGCACCTCAAGCCCGAGCACCACTACGCCTTCAACCACCCGTTCTCCATCAACAACCTGATGTCCTCCtcggagcagcagcaccaccacccgcaccaccagcaccaccacccGCACAAAATGGACCTGAAGGCCTACGAGCAGGTGATGCACTACTCGGGCTACGCCTCGCCCGTGCCCGCGGGCCTGGCCATGGCGCCCGTCACGAACAAAAGCGCCCTGGAGGCCTCGCCTTTGGCCGGAGAGACTTCCTACTACCAAGGCGTGTATTCCCGGCCCATCATGAACTCCTCCTAA
- the SSTR4 gene encoding somatostatin receptor type 4, producing MSTDGEQLLAAGIPLWSISSWAGSEPPPNSSTAVAALGDARGPPERGGSAAEIAGMVVLQCIYGLVCLLGLLGNALVIFVILRYAKMKTATNIYLLNLAIADELFMLSVPFVATAAALRRWPFGRALCRTVLGVDGLNMFSSVFCLTVLSLDRYIAVVHPLRAASYRRPRVAKLVNGGVWLLALLVASPIPVFAGTAVTRDGRAVACDLLWPSPAWAAAFVVYSSALGFVLPVVAMALCYLLLAGKMRVVAQGVGWQQRRRSEGKLTRLVVTVVAMFVVCWLPFYVVQLLELLLPGRLDASAHNASLLLSYSNSCANPILYGLLSENFRNSFHGVLRRCRDAGLCCCRAADADGGDSEDEEEPLDYCAAPRGDAKGCVCPPLPCQQDPLRPQPCCAPGALLPKTTPF from the coding sequence ATGAGCACGGACGgcgagcagctcctggcagccgGGATCCCCCtctggagcatctccagctgggcCGGCTCTGAGCCGCCCCCCAACAGCAGCACGGCCGTGGCGGCGCTGGGAGATGCCAGGGGGCCCCCGGagcgcggcgggagcgcggcggaGATCGCGGGCATGGTGGTGCTGCAGTGCATCTACGGCCTGGtgtgcctgctggggctgctgggcaaCGCGCTCGTCATCTTCGTCATCCTGCGCTACGCCAAGATGAAGACGGCCACCAACATCTACCTGCTTAACCTGGCCATCGCCGACGAGCTCTTCATGCTCAGCGTGCCCTTCGTGGCCAcggcggcggcgctgcggcGCTGGCCCTTCGGCCGGGCGCTCTGCCGGACCGTGCTGGGCGTGGACGGCCTCAACATGTTCAGCAGCGTCTTCTGCCTCACCGTGCTCAGCCTGGACCGCTACATCGCCGTGGTGCACCCGCTGCGCGCCGCCTCCTACCGCCGCCCGCGCGTCGCCAAGCTGGTCAACGGCGGCGTGtggctgctggcgctgctggtGGCCTCGCCCATCCCGGTGTTCGCCGGCACGGCCGTCACCCGCGACGGCCGCGCCGTGGCCTGCGACCTTCTGTGGCCCAGCCCGGCGTGGGCGGCCGCCTTCGTGGTGTACAGCAGCGCGCTGGGCTTCGTGCTGCCCGTGGTGGCCATGGCGCTGTGCTACCTGCTGCTGGCCGGCAAGATGCGCGTGGTGGCGCAGGGCgtgggctggcagcagcggcggcgctCCGAGGGCAAGCTGACGCGCCTGGTGGTCACCGTGGTGGCCATGTTCGTGGTGTGCTGGCTGCCCTTCTACgtggtgcagctgctggagctgctgctgcccggccGCCTGGACGCCAGCGCGCACAACGCCTCGCTGCTGCTCAGCTACTCCAACAGCTGCGCCAACCCCATCCTCTATGGATTGCTCTCCGAGAATTTCCGCAACTCCTTCCACGGCGTGCTGCGCCGCTGCCGCGACGCCGGCCTGTGCTGCTGCCGCGCCGCCGACGCCGACGGCGGGGACAGCGAGGACGAGGAGGAGCCGCTGGATTACTGCGCCGCGCCCCGCGGGGACGCCAAGGGCTGCGTGTGCCCCccgctgccctgccagcaggacCCCCTgcgcccccagccctgctgcgcGCCCGGGGCCCtgctccccaaaaccacccccttctag